From Desulfuromonas soudanensis, the proteins below share one genomic window:
- a CDS encoding tyrosine-type recombinase/integrase: protein MKQLLAKFMKPFFSHYLPIQKGLATNTLLAYRDAIKLLLCFAADTLRKSADELSVEEIDEALVLAFLDHLENVRGCTPRTRNARLAAIRVFFGFIAREEPVLLLQCQRIRTIPLKRTQHKTVKYMEQDEMQALLDAVNVNARTAARDKALLLLLYNTGARVSEIVGIKIPDLRLQGATAQISLLGKGKKHRSCPLWPEMAQALQAYLKVRNPHDPAAEQLFLNANGVPITRFGIRQILSKYAASARNQCPSMRSRAVNPHTIRHTTAMHLLRAGNDINMVSYWLGHADINTTHVYVEIDMDMKRRMLEKTTAPVVSHDLPWQKPDVLQWLAALEKSPKLCAVKP from the coding sequence ATGAAACAGTTGCTGGCCAAGTTCATGAAACCCTTCTTCAGCCACTACCTGCCGATCCAGAAAGGCCTCGCGACCAATACCCTGCTGGCGTACCGCGACGCGATCAAGCTGCTGTTGTGCTTTGCTGCGGACACCCTGCGCAAGAGCGCCGACGAGTTGAGCGTCGAAGAGATCGACGAAGCGCTTGTGTTGGCGTTCCTCGATCATCTTGAAAACGTTCGCGGCTGCACGCCGCGAACCCGTAATGCCCGATTGGCGGCCATCCGTGTCTTCTTCGGTTTCATCGCCCGAGAGGAGCCGGTCTTGCTGCTCCAGTGCCAGAGGATTCGCACCATCCCTCTGAAACGTACGCAGCACAAGACGGTCAAGTACATGGAGCAGGACGAGATGCAGGCGCTGCTCGATGCGGTGAATGTCAATGCACGCACCGCCGCGCGCGACAAGGCTTTGCTGCTCCTGCTCTACAACACCGGGGCTCGCGTCAGTGAAATTGTGGGCATCAAAATCCCAGATCTGCGCCTGCAGGGTGCCACCGCTCAGATCTCGCTTCTGGGCAAGGGTAAAAAGCACCGCAGCTGTCCGCTGTGGCCCGAAATGGCACAAGCCCTTCAGGCTTACCTCAAAGTTCGCAATCCCCATGATCCGGCCGCTGAGCAGCTCTTCCTCAACGCCAACGGAGTTCCCATCACCCGTTTCGGCATTCGCCAAATCCTGAGCAAATATGCGGCCTCAGCCCGGAATCAATGCCCATCGATGAGGAGCAGGGCCGTAAATCCACACACTATCAGGCATACCACGGCCATGCATCTGCTGCGGGCCGGCAACGATATCAATATGGTCAGTTATTGGTTGGGGCACGCCGACATCAACACCACGCATGTCTACGTCGAAATCGATATGGACATGAAACGGAGAATGCTCGAAAAAACAACAGCACCGGTCGTCAGCCACGACCTGCCATGGCAGAAGCCCGACGTCTTGCAGTGGCTCGCTGCGCTCGAAAAATCACCTAAATTATGTGCAGTAAAACCTTGA
- a CDS encoding DUF456 domain-containing protein, giving the protein MDTTLLLLLLAAALALVGFAGLLLPALPGMPLIFAGLLVAAWAEDFAYVGWRTLTALGGLTVLGILADFVAGSFGARHFGASRRAAIGAAVGALVGLFFGIAGVLLGPFVGAIVFEFTVRSDLRASGRAGVGAALGLALGVAAKMALAFAMLGLFLAVRFL; this is encoded by the coding sequence ATGGACACGACCCTTCTCCTTCTGCTCCTCGCCGCCGCACTGGCCCTCGTCGGCTTCGCCGGCCTGCTCTTGCCGGCCCTCCCCGGGATGCCGCTCATTTTCGCCGGGCTGCTGGTCGCCGCCTGGGCCGAGGATTTCGCCTATGTCGGCTGGCGGACGCTGACCGCCCTCGGCGGTCTTACCGTTCTTGGAATCCTCGCCGATTTTGTCGCCGGCTCCTTCGGTGCCCGCCACTTCGGCGCCTCGCGGCGGGCTGCGATCGGCGCGGCGGTGGGCGCCTTGGTCGGCCTCTTCTTCGGCATTGCCGGCGTGCTGCTCGGCCCCTTCGTCGGCGCCATCGTCTTCGAGTTTACCGTCCGCAGCGATCTGCGCGCTTCTGGGCGGGCGGGGGTCGGCGCGGCCCTCGGGCTGGCCCTCGGCGTCGCCGCCAAGATGGCGCTCGCCTTTGCCATGCTCGGCCTTTTCCTTGCCGTTCGCTTCCTGTAG
- a CDS encoding ArsR/SmtB family transcription factor, which translates to MEFNKMQNYDREAEILKVLGHPVRLKIIAGLTSQTCNVKKIWECLGLPQATVSQHLALLKNKGIIEGRREGVEVFYHVVSDQARRIVDALFEPVGCP; encoded by the coding sequence ATGGAATTCAACAAAATGCAGAATTACGATCGGGAAGCGGAGATCCTCAAGGTTCTCGGACACCCGGTCCGACTCAAGATCATCGCCGGACTGACCTCGCAGACCTGCAACGTCAAAAAAATCTGGGAATGCCTCGGCCTCCCCCAGGCCACCGTCTCCCAGCATCTGGCCCTCCTCAAGAACAAGGGGATCATCGAGGGGCGCCGCGAGGGGGTGGAGGTCTTCTACCACGTCGTCTCCGACCAGGCCCGGCGCATCGTCGACGCCCTCTTCGAGCCCGTCGGCTGCCCGTGA
- a CDS encoding transposase, producing MLETPRGNLSQIMRHINGAYTTYFNVKRKRAGHLFQGRYKAILVDADAYAAQLARYIHLNPVRAAMVQKPQDYPWSSYLFTIGQSQPPPWLERHFILGYFGGNEQGYRAFVEDLPGKEHVSPLLGTTGATILGGDAFIAGIRTEHLETKKIDRDVPALKQLLGQPDLDAIVEKTSEVFGEGKGAARQAALYVCHRYSGAKLKEIGSRFEVSESAVTQASRRFAARLEEDEEVNRAIGRMVTELNLSKV from the coding sequence CTGCTGGAGACACCCCGAGGGAACCTGTCGCAGATAATGCGGCACATCAACGGCGCCTATACCACCTACTTCAACGTCAAGCGTAAGCGGGCGGGACATCTCTTTCAGGGGCGTTACAAGGCGATCCTCGTTGATGCCGACGCCTATGCCGCGCAGCTTGCCCGCTACATTCACCTAAACCCGGTGCGGGCGGCGATGGTCCAAAAACCGCAAGACTATCCCTGGTCGAGCTACCTCTTCACTATCGGGCAAAGTCAGCCGCCGCCGTGGCTCGAGCGGCATTTCATCCTTGGCTATTTCGGAGGAAATGAGCAGGGCTATCGGGCCTTCGTGGAGGATCTGCCGGGGAAAGAGCATGTCAGTCCATTGCTCGGGACGACCGGTGCGACGATCCTGGGAGGGGACGCGTTCATCGCGGGGATCAGGACAGAGCATCTGGAAACGAAAAAGATAGACCGCGATGTTCCGGCGTTGAAGCAACTTCTTGGTCAGCCGGACCTCGACGCCATCGTCGAGAAGACCAGCGAGGTTTTCGGAGAGGGCAAAGGAGCGGCTAGGCAGGCGGCGCTTTACGTGTGCCATCGGTATAGCGGCGCCAAGCTCAAGGAAATCGGCTCCCGCTTTGAGGTAAGTGAGTCGGCGGTGACGCAGGCGAGTCGAAGGTTTGCTGCGAGGCTGGAGGAGGATGAGGAAGTCAATAGGGCCATAGGGCGGATGGTGACGGAGTTGAATTTGTCAAAAGTGTAG
- a CDS encoding IS110 family transposase has product MKKSSMFIGLDVHKNSIEIAIAEEGRTGEIRHYGKIDGSLVALDKVVRKLVSRGCELHFVYEAGPCGYDVYRHLTFQGFDCVVVAPSKIPKKSGDRIKNDRRDAQMLARLHRAGELSPVFVPLTEDEAMRDLTRSREDAKASEKKAKQHILAFLLRHGHRFSGRTPWSQAHMRWIAGIKMPHPAQQITLQEYVGALTESTRRVERLTEQIQQLLPQWRMFPVAKAYQSLRGVSLIVAATTVAEIGDLKRFKSPVELMSYLGLVPSEHSSGETTKRGSITKAGNGHVRRVLVEASWAYRLPARVSRELRRRQEGLSQAICDISWKAQLRLCARYKRMLAKGKSKQVIVTAIARELCAFMWAIAHEVEIPAMA; this is encoded by the coding sequence ATGAAGAAGTCTAGCATGTTTATCGGGTTGGACGTCCACAAAAACTCCATTGAGATCGCTATCGCCGAGGAGGGTCGCACCGGCGAAATTCGACACTATGGGAAAATTGACGGGAGTTTGGTTGCTCTCGACAAGGTTGTTAGGAAACTGGTTTCGAGAGGCTGCGAACTCCATTTCGTCTACGAAGCTGGCCCTTGTGGCTATGATGTTTACCGACACCTTACATTTCAGGGGTTCGATTGTGTGGTGGTAGCGCCCTCAAAGATCCCCAAGAAAAGCGGCGACCGTATTAAGAATGACCGCCGGGATGCCCAAATGCTTGCCCGCCTGCATCGAGCCGGTGAACTGTCTCCCGTTTTTGTGCCTCTTACCGAAGATGAAGCCATGCGGGACCTTACCCGATCAAGGGAGGATGCCAAGGCGTCGGAGAAAAAAGCCAAGCAGCACATTCTGGCATTTCTTCTTCGACACGGTCACCGATTCAGTGGACGAACCCCCTGGAGCCAGGCACATATGCGCTGGATCGCTGGAATCAAAATGCCTCATCCGGCCCAGCAGATTACCCTTCAGGAATATGTCGGCGCGCTTACTGAAAGCACTCGGCGGGTGGAGCGGCTGACTGAGCAGATTCAACAACTCTTGCCCCAGTGGCGGATGTTTCCGGTAGCTAAAGCCTACCAATCCCTGCGAGGCGTCTCCTTGATTGTCGCAGCCACAACCGTTGCTGAAATAGGAGATTTGAAGCGCTTTAAGAGCCCCGTTGAACTGATGTCCTATCTCGGACTGGTTCCATCGGAACATTCCAGTGGCGAGACAACGAAACGAGGTTCAATTACCAAAGCAGGCAATGGACATGTGCGCCGGGTCCTGGTGGAAGCCTCCTGGGCTTACCGCCTTCCTGCCCGGGTCAGTCGGGAGTTACGCAGACGACAAGAAGGCCTGTCGCAAGCAATTTGCGATATCTCCTGGAAAGCTCAACTCCGATTATGTGCCCGCTACAAACGTATGCTGGCGAAGGGTAAATCCAAACAGGTGATCGTGACGGCTATAGCTCGAGAACTCTGTGCTTTTATGTGGGCAATAGCCCATGAAGTTGAAATCCCGGCCATGGCATAA
- a CDS encoding class I SAM-dependent rRNA methyltransferase, translating into MTRLILRPGHDRRLRAGHPWVFSNEIDRMEGETVPGAAVEVHAAGGEFLGTAYHNPLSLITARLLSRKRESIDTAGFFRHRIGEALSYRQKIYGSAEALRIVHGEGDALPGLVVDRYGDVLSVQFLTLGMEKRRDAIVEALQQIFQPQAIVARNDVAVRELEGLPQGIELLLGEMPKEVIVEENGLRFSVDVPGGQKTGHFLDQKENHRALQGRVEGRKVLDLFCYSGSWAVHAARYGAAEVKGIDISAGAVALAGFNASLNGLEKVCSFVRIDAFEALREMTRSGEQFGTVILDPPAFVKSKKKLPEAVKGYLTVNRRAMELVEPGGYLFTCSCSYHMDRELFLDTLRKSAAQAGRSARLVEMRGQAWDHPVLLNCPETEYLKCAVLQIL; encoded by the coding sequence GTGACCCGGCTGATTCTCCGTCCGGGGCATGACCGCCGGCTGCGCGCCGGCCATCCCTGGGTCTTCAGCAACGAAATCGACCGCATGGAGGGAGAGACCGTCCCCGGCGCCGCCGTGGAGGTCCACGCCGCCGGCGGCGAATTTCTCGGCACAGCCTATCACAATCCCCTGTCTCTCATCACCGCCCGCCTCCTCTCCCGGAAACGCGAATCCATCGACACCGCCGGATTCTTTCGCCATCGCATCGGCGAAGCGCTGAGCTACCGCCAGAAAATCTACGGATCGGCCGAGGCTCTGCGCATTGTCCACGGCGAGGGGGACGCCCTCCCCGGCCTGGTGGTGGACCGCTACGGCGACGTCCTCTCGGTGCAGTTTCTCACCCTGGGGATGGAGAAGCGCCGGGACGCCATCGTCGAGGCGCTGCAGCAGATTTTCCAGCCGCAGGCCATCGTCGCCCGCAACGACGTGGCGGTGCGCGAGCTCGAAGGGCTGCCGCAGGGAATCGAACTCCTCCTGGGCGAGATGCCGAAGGAGGTGATCGTCGAGGAAAACGGACTGCGGTTTTCCGTCGACGTGCCGGGGGGACAGAAAACCGGGCATTTTCTCGACCAGAAGGAAAACCACCGCGCCCTTCAGGGCCGGGTCGAAGGGCGCAAGGTCCTCGACCTCTTCTGCTATTCGGGGAGCTGGGCGGTCCACGCCGCGCGCTACGGCGCCGCCGAAGTCAAGGGGATCGACATCTCTGCCGGAGCCGTCGCTCTGGCCGGTTTCAACGCATCTCTCAACGGACTGGAGAAGGTCTGCTCCTTCGTCAGAATCGACGCCTTCGAGGCCCTCCGGGAGATGACCAGGAGCGGCGAGCAGTTCGGGACCGTGATCCTCGATCCCCCCGCCTTCGTCAAGAGCAAGAAAAAACTTCCGGAAGCGGTCAAGGGGTATCTCACCGTCAACCGCCGGGCCATGGAACTGGTCGAGCCGGGGGGTTATCTCTTCACCTGCTCCTGCTCCTACCATATGGACCGCGAACTCTTCCTCGACACCCTGCGCAAGAGCGCGGCGCAGGCGGGACGCAGCGCCCGCCTGGTGGAGATGCGCGGCCAGGCCTGGGACCATCCGGTGCTGCTGAACTGCCCCGAGACCGAATACCTCAAGTGCGCCGTGCTGCAGATTCTCTAG